The following is a genomic window from uncultured Draconibacterium sp..
TGGGCGACAATTGGCAAGGCACTATGTCTGCAATGTACGATCAAGCACGCTACCAGCCTTCAACCGGAAGAAAAGGAGGTTTTGGTGCTTTCTTTATTCATCGCGATTATAACGTACATGAAAATAACCGAACTCCATACGGGCGTTTTCGTGAGTGTATCCAGATTCAAAATCCAGCAGTACACTAATTATCAATATAAAAAGGAATGATAGAAATGAAAACTTTATATAAAAACATATTATATGCAAGCATATTGACTTTCTGTACGATTGTTTTTTATGCCTGTGATAAAGATGAAACGTATGACTTTCCTGGCGATGAATACAATCGAGTATATATATTGGATAAAGCATCGACATATAAGATTATACAAACGCCTATAAGCACGATTAGCAATATTGACTTTAAAACGACTTTGAAGTGTACTCAAAAAGCAACCGAAAGTATTAAAGCAACGGTTGAAGTTGATAATTCGATGATTGGAGCTTATAATGAAAAAAATGAAACGAAATACGAAGCAATACCAACATCGGCAGTTGTATTGAAAAACACAACAATGACAATTCCGCAAGGAGAAATGGTTTCTATTGATACACTAAGCTTCGAGTTGACTGATGATAATACGATGTTAGCATCGCTAAAAAGCCAAAATGGTTACCTTATTCCGTTGCGTATTGCAACAACCGAAGGTGGGGACTCTCAGGTTAGTACAAATGTTTACACCACCTATGTAGTAGTAACAGTAACTGAAGATAATATAAACCATGATGCCGAAGAAAGTGATATTACCGGAACATTGGTTGCTGATCAATCAAATTGGACTGCATCAACAAATGGGTCCGTTTCTTCATGGGGAAATCCTTTGAGCGCTATTTTTGATGGTGATATGAGTTCTAGTTGTACTATTTTTGAAGGTAACGACGGTAACCCTCGTTTGGATATTGATATGGGCAAACAATATACTTTTGATGCAATAACTTTTTATTATGGTTACGATTACGGAGACTGGGGTAAATATGAGTATGCTTCATTAATTTCAGGAATGACTATATATACTAGTGATAATGGTACTGACTGGCGTTCTATCGGAAAAATTACTTCTTCTTCAAAATATTGTATGTTCTATGCCCCAATTACATGTCGACATATTCGACTTGTTTCATCTGTTCCATACATGGAGGGAGGTATATT
Proteins encoded in this region:
- a CDS encoding DUF1735 domain-containing protein — its product is MKTLYKNILYASILTFCTIVFYACDKDETYDFPGDEYNRVYILDKASTYKIIQTPISTISNIDFKTTLKCTQKATESIKATVEVDNSMIGAYNEKNETKYEAIPTSAVVLKNTTMTIPQGEMVSIDTLSFELTDDNTMLASLKSQNGYLIPLRIATTEGGDSQVSTNVYTTYVVVTVTEDNINHDAEESDITGTLVADQSNWTASTNGSVSSWGNPLSAIFDGDMSSSCTIFEGNDGNPRLDIDMGKQYTFDAITFYYGYDYGDWGKYEYASLISGMTIYTSDNGTDWRSIGKITSSSKYCMFYAPITCRHIRLVSSVPYMEGGIFNIYQK